The stretch of DNA ATACCATAAAACCTTGCACGCCGGTCTTCATTTGCTTATTCCTTTTTTTGACAGAGTAACATATGAGCAAACACTCAAAGAACAGGCAATTGAAGTCCATCCTCAGATTTGTATCACCAAGGATAACGTACAGGTTAAGGTGGACGGTATTCTTTACTTAAAAGTTATGGATCCACAAAAAGCATCTTATGGTATAGAAGACTACAGATTTGCATCAATCCAATTAGCTCAAACTACAATGAGAGCCGTGATTGGAAACTTGGAGTTAGACAAAACCTTTGAGGCGAGAGATTCTATCAACCACAGAATTGTAGAGGTAATCGATCAAGCTGCAGAGCCTTGGGGAATCAAAGTAAACAGATACGAGATTCGTAACCTCACCCCACCCAAATCCGTGACCGAAGCTATGGAAAAACAAAAAACAGCCGAGTTGAATAAAAAAGCAGAAATCTCTTTGTCAGAAGGAGACAGGGACTCAAGGATCAATAGGTCAGAAGGTTTAAAGACTGAGGCAATCAACAAATCAGAAGGAGAAAAGCAAAAAAGAATCAACGAAGCAGAGGGAAAGTCCAGCGAGATCGAGTCTGTATCACTCGCAATGGCAAAAGGTATCGAATCTGTTGCATCTTCTATTCAAGGGCCCGGTGGAAAGGAAGCAGTTCGTTTACAAATTGCACAAAATTTTATTGCTCAAATTGCAAACTTAGCAAAATCAGATACTGAGGTTGTACTGCCTATGGATATGACAAATATTCAGTCTGCATTAAAAACTATTTCTAAAACATTTGACCCTAAGGGATAAGGTTAGTTGCAATAGTTAAAAGCTGAATAACCAAGGTTTATAGTTTTTTTTATTAAATAAATTTTGCTGCTCTAAGAATATAGAAAATTTATTCAAAAATCTCTGGTTCAAATATGAGATACAATTGAACTATCCAATAATTGCGTAATGGAGATAGTAGATGAATTTTTCAGAAAAGTTAGAATTGCAAATCGAAAGTTTTATAAGAACAAATTTATATCTTCAAGGGATTTTTAGGTATCTTGTTTTCTTTTTAGTATTTTTATCGGCTCATTCTATCCATTCATTAGACGTTCCTTTGTTGTCTGGAAGAGTCATAGATAAAACTGGGATTTTATCGAACGAAACAAAAAACTCTATTGAATTCAAATTAAAAGAGCACGAATCCAAAACATCAAACCAAGTGGTAGTATTAGTAATCCCTACCCTTGAAGGAGAAAATTTAGAAGAATATTCGTTGAAAGTGGCAAGCTCATGGAAACTTGGACGAAAAAAGAAAGACAATGGAGTATTGCTATTAATTGCCAAGGAAGATAGCAAACTTAGAATCGAAGTTGGTTATGGGTTAGAAGATGCCCTCACAGATGCTATCTGCAATCGAATTATTCGAAAAGAAATTACTCCTTTTTTCAAATCAGGAGAATTTTCAACTGGAGTAGAGCGTGGAGTGGACTCAATACTTGGAGTCATTCAAGGAATTTACACTGTGCCAGAAGAGAAGTCGAATGAAGATTTTCAAGAAAGTTATATTGATTTTATAAATACAATGGACGATTCAAATATTCCATTATTTGTTCGCATATTTACAGGAGTCATATTTTTTGTAGTTATCACGCCTTTTACTTATTTTGCTGCAATGGCTCCTTATATAGGTTGGTTTCTCTACATTTTCTTAATGCCATTTTACGGAACATTTCCACTAATCATCTTTGGAAAATGGGGTGCTATTCTTCTACCCGCTTATATTTTGTTTATGTTTATCACAAAAATTTATTTTGGATTTTTTCCTTCTGGTAAAAAAATTTTCAAAAAATATAAATCAAATTTTGGTGGTAGTGGTAGCAGCTCTAGTTTTAGTGGGATTTCAAGTGGAGGGGGAGGAGGAAGTTTTGGAGGGGGTGGAGGTAGTTTTGGAGGGGGTGGGAGTTCCGGAAGCTGGTAGAATAGATTTATTTCTTCAATTTGGGGAAGATGAGAGAATCTTAAAACACAAAAAGACTTACAATGTTTGAAACACAGTCTTCCTGATGGCTTTGTATTTCATATTGAAACTGTTTTGTTTCCGATTTTGGTAACTTTAAAGTAAATCACTTAATCATATAAATCATAGTTCAGACCTTACTTCTTAGTCTTATTTACAAAATACCCGCTACCAATAATTGATCGCTCATTTTCAGGAACAAGGTTTTGATTTAAAAACCAAGAATTCTTTTCTGATAGACTTTGGTGTTTCGTTTTATCTTTTACAATTTCTTCTAATTCCAAGTTGGATTTTGCGATTACAAATTTGTCCGGGGTAGAGTCAAAATCTGTATCAATTTCACCGCGAGTTTCCCATAAAATCACATCAGGCTTACCGTCTTTATTTGTATCTTTTTCTTTACGAACTATATTTTTTTTAAAGCTATAGTAAGAGGTAGTCTCAAAATATCCGTCTCTGTCTGTATCAGACTGCGCCAATGCGTAAAAATCATTCGGAAGCAGCCATTTGATCGTATCCACTTTACCATCGTAGTCCGTATCTACTTCTTCGTGAACCTTGACCACTTCTTTCTCTGCGCGATCCTTAGGAGTAAAAACAGCAGAGCCAGCCCAAATCAATTCATCGCTGAACCCGTCTAAGTTTTTATCTATCTCTTCATAGATGATTCTAATATTTCCCGGGTCATTCAAATAATAGCCCCAAGTATCCATAACACCATCGCCGGTAGTATCAACCTTCATTTGTTCAACCGGTAACCCGAACTTTAAATTTTTTCTTGATGTGTCTTTGTTGCAAGAAACTGCAACTACCAAAACAAATACAATGAATTGTAACTTCATAATTTTACTCCCTTTGATTAAACTAAAACTTCATTTCCTTAAGCCTTGCCATTGGGTCAATCACTTGTGTAATTTGAATGCCATAAAAATCATCCAGAACAATCAGTCTTCCCTTGCCGAATATTTTACCGTTTACCAACAAGTCTAAATCATCCCCCGATGTCTTGTCCAATTCTACAACAGCACCCTCAGATAAATGCAAAACATCCTTGATCATCATATTTGTCCTGCCAAACTCCACAGTAAGGGACATGGCGACATCCATTAACAAATTCAAATTGGAGGTATTCGAACTTCCTGACTTAGAATGAGAAGATTGTTTAGGAGGGGGTGGAGCAGGCATAGAGGAAGGACCAAGCGCAGCTGCCACAGCGTCAAAAGATGGGGTAGAACCTTTTGAGCCACTGTCTCCACCAAGAAGTGAATCTAGGTCATTCATGTCTGCCCCTGAACTACTACCCGATCCCGATGGAGTTCCACCTGTTAATAATGCGTCTATATCTTCTGCTGAAAGTGAACCTTCACCCATGCTAACCTCAAAATTTTATTCTATTTATTCTTTCGGTAGTTTTAAAATTTTTACCGAAACTTAATTTATACAAGCAAATAAAATGGAAACAAAAAACGAATCTCAAACGAATGAAATAGACTTTTTGTCCTCTAAAGAATTCATTCTAAAAGAAATATCAGGATTAGACAATATAAAAAATGAAAAAATTTCACTTCCTGAAATTTTTCCTGAAAAGAATGAAATCAAAGTAAAATTCCTGACTAAGAGTCTTTCCAAGGAAAAAATTTTTGATTGTCTATCCATAATAAAAAAACACATAGAAAATATAAGAATTCATACTTTTGAAGAAAATTTTTACTCATTTCAAGCATTAAACGAAAATCTATTTTCTAAGGATTCTATTTTAGACAATATCAAATTTCGGTTTTCGATTTTTAGGGAAAATTTGGTAGAAATATCCAAGAAAGGCAATTTGAAAATGGATGAAATCTATGCGATAATCTCTATTTTCAAGTATCTGAATTCAGAATCGACCGCAAAGTCCATAAACCCAAAGGAGCTGCTCATCAAGTTAGGCACTACCGTATTTGATCCTTCTGAAGAAAAAGCCAAAAATAATACCTTGGACTTTGATCATATAGCTGGTTATGAAAATGTGAAAAGAGAAATCTTAGAGTCAATTATCTTTCCGATCCAAAATCCGAGTCTTTTTGATGAGATGACTAAACTAACTCGAAAATTTCCTGCAAAAAACAGACCCAGAGCAGTTTTGTTTGAAGGTGATCCGGGTGTAGGAAAAACTACAATGGCAAAATTGGTGTCCTATAAGTGTGAAATTCCACTAATTTATGTCCCGATAGAATCCATACTAAGCAAATACTACGGAGAAAGCTCTCAAAACCTCGCATATATATTTGATGCAGCTTCTCTATTTCCATCGGCTCTGATTTTCTTGGATGAAATAGACTCTCTCGCCGGAAACAGGGAAGAAGGAATGTTTGAAGCTACCAGAAAAATGCTTTCGGTACTACTTAGAAAATTAGACGGTTTTGAAGGCAAACCATCTACAATCACAATTGGTGCCACAAATCGAAAGAAGGACTTGGACAGTGCATTAGTTTCAAGATTTGACAAAGTAATCTATTTTCCTTTGCCGAATCTATCAGAAAGGGCTGAAATTTTAGGTGCCTACGCAATCCACTTGCTTAAAAACGACAGAATCAGTCTATCCAAAGAAATGGATGGTTTTAGCGGTAGAAATATAAAAGATTTCTGTGATTATGTCGAAAGAAAATGGACTACCCAAATTATTGAAAAAAAATTAGATTTTGCCCCTCCCCCAACCCAAGTCTATTTGGATAGTATTAAGATATTAGCAAAATAAAAAATTTTTAAGCTATTTTTTTTTCTAAAAATTAATTTTTAAGTTTTCAATTCCGATATTATCTATAAGATAATTTTATATACTCTAAAATTGTCTAAATAAATTAGTCTAAACACAAGGGAATCAGAAGTTATGAAAAATATTATTACAATTTTGACATTTTTTATCGGACTAAGCCTTTTTGCTCAAGGTGCGCAAGTAAAAAATGAAAATGAAGACAAAATGAACGCACAGTTCAGTAAAGCCGTTCAAGAAACAGAAAAGATATTAGATTCTAAAATATTTAATCTAAACGAACAACTAACCAAGCACACAGTTCTTATTAAAATGAAAACTACTGTGTTGCCGTTCAGAACTGTTTTATTCAAAGGAAAAGCAAACGGTGACGATTGCGTTCTTTCTCCAAATCAGGAAGACCCAGCCAACAATTGCATCAGAGTGGAAGTATTTGATTTTGTAAATTCTGAAGACGGAAAAACAG from Leptospiraceae bacterium encodes:
- a CDS encoding TPM domain-containing protein, whose protein sequence is MNFSEKLELQIESFIRTNLYLQGIFRYLVFFLVFLSAHSIHSLDVPLLSGRVIDKTGILSNETKNSIEFKLKEHESKTSNQVVVLVIPTLEGENLEEYSLKVASSWKLGRKKKDNGVLLLIAKEDSKLRIEVGYGLEDALTDAICNRIIRKEITPFFKSGEFSTGVERGVDSILGVIQGIYTVPEEKSNEDFQESYIDFINTMDDSNIPLFVRIFTGVIFFVVITPFTYFAAMAPYIGWFLYIFLMPFYGTFPLIIFGKWGAILLPAYILFMFITKIYFGFFPSGKKIFKKYKSNFGGSGSSSSFSGISSGGGGGSFGGGGGSFGGGGSSGSW
- the fliN gene encoding flagellar motor switch protein FliN — its product is MGEGSLSAEDIDALLTGGTPSGSGSSSGADMNDLDSLLGGDSGSKGSTPSFDAVAAALGPSSMPAPPPPKQSSHSKSGSSNTSNLNLLMDVAMSLTVEFGRTNMMIKDVLHLSEGAVVELDKTSGDDLDLLVNGKIFGKGRLIVLDDFYGIQITQVIDPMARLKEMKF
- a CDS encoding paraslipin, with protein sequence MDIIALIFWAIFFVYVIYKFARSIRVVPAQDVLIVERLGKYHKTLHAGLHLLIPFFDRVTYEQTLKEQAIEVHPQICITKDNVQVKVDGILYLKVMDPQKASYGIEDYRFASIQLAQTTMRAVIGNLELDKTFEARDSINHRIVEVIDQAAEPWGIKVNRYEIRNLTPPKSVTEAMEKQKTAELNKKAEISLSEGDRDSRINRSEGLKTEAINKSEGEKQKRINEAEGKSSEIESVSLAMAKGIESVASSIQGPGGKEAVRLQIAQNFIAQIANLAKSDTEVVLPMDMTNIQSALKTISKTFDPKG
- a CDS encoding ATP-binding protein — translated: METKNESQTNEIDFLSSKEFILKEISGLDNIKNEKISLPEIFPEKNEIKVKFLTKSLSKEKIFDCLSIIKKHIENIRIHTFEENFYSFQALNENLFSKDSILDNIKFRFSIFRENLVEISKKGNLKMDEIYAIISIFKYLNSESTAKSINPKELLIKLGTTVFDPSEEKAKNNTLDFDHIAGYENVKREILESIIFPIQNPSLFDEMTKLTRKFPAKNRPRAVLFEGDPGVGKTTMAKLVSYKCEIPLIYVPIESILSKYYGESSQNLAYIFDAASLFPSALIFLDEIDSLAGNREEGMFEATRKMLSVLLRKLDGFEGKPSTITIGATNRKKDLDSALVSRFDKVIYFPLPNLSERAEILGAYAIHLLKNDRISLSKEMDGFSGRNIKDFCDYVERKWTTQIIEKKLDFAPPPTQVYLDSIKILAK